In a genomic window of Venatoribacter cucullus:
- a CDS encoding flavin prenyltransferase UbiX: MSERICVAITGASGSPYALRLIEVLLAAGRAVDVIVSKAAQLVVATETALALPGNPRAQAETLQRLFQVDEHRLRVFGREDWMAPWASGSGQPGPVVICPCSTGTLSAIACGASNNLIERAADVALKERRKLILVPRETPYSEIHLQNMLSLTRMGAVILPASPGFYHQPQSMNDLVDFVVARILNQLGVEQQLMPAWGKDAAGSDE; this comes from the coding sequence ATGAGTGAGCGTATTTGTGTCGCCATTACCGGCGCGTCCGGCAGCCCTTATGCGCTGCGCTTAATTGAGGTACTGCTGGCGGCGGGGCGGGCAGTGGATGTGATCGTTTCCAAAGCCGCGCAGCTGGTGGTGGCCACCGAAACGGCGCTGGCGTTGCCGGGCAATCCGCGCGCGCAGGCAGAAACCCTGCAGCGTTTGTTTCAGGTTGATGAACACCGCCTGCGGGTGTTTGGCCGGGAAGACTGGATGGCGCCCTGGGCTTCAGGTTCCGGCCAGCCGGGGCCGGTGGTGATCTGCCCCTGCAGCACCGGCACGCTGTCAGCCATTGCCTGCGGTGCCAGCAATAACCTTATTGAACGCGCCGCCGACGTGGCGCTGAAAGAACGCCGTAAGCTGATTCTGGTGCCGCGGGAAACGCCGTATTCCGAAATTCATCTGCAGAATATGCTCAGCCTTACCCGCATGGGCGCGGTGATACTGCCGGCCAGCCCGGGCTTTTATCACCAGCCGCAAAGCATGAATGATCTGGTCGATTTTGTGGTGGCCAGAATCCTGAATCAGCTGGGCGTTGAACAGCAATTAATGCCGGCCTGGGGCAAAGATGCCGCCGGCAGTGACGAATAA
- a CDS encoding thrombospondin type 3 repeat-containing protein: MKKTPRSLVRASLGGLLLPALAMAQLPDTDGDGIADYFEMQLGYDWQNKASRPADQDGDGIPDIFDDDIDGDGISNRDEQAQGYDPQQASPDIDGDGVPNAQDLFPLDPNEWSDLDGDGIGDNADPDADGDGVPDVQEIALGFNPLSRDSVPPDRDGDGVPDAFDSDRDGDGFGNAMDMFPDDPTEWFDLDADGVGDNQDTDIDGDGIRNEQETALGFDPYDRFSVPPDLDGDGIPDALDDDMDGDGVANAQDAFLLDASEWADMDDDGRGDNSDADIDGDGISNEHETALGFDPRDPLSKPADRDGDGIPDALDDDIDGDGVLNKQDAFPYDRREWADLDGDGVGDNSDPDTDGDGIANTDEQQLGFDPRDPLSVPPDLDGDGIPDALDADIDGDGVANGQDAFPRDATEWADLDGDGVGDNADPDIDGDGFSNAQERRAGSDPRNRNSFPDVEPPVLDLVQWSATEPGWLQGMAYDDGMGLRAVWLQHSSGQRCDGELIYSGHFRIQCSAAQGVVGWTLMAEDKAGNTARRSLK; this comes from the coding sequence ATGAAAAAAACACCACGTTCCTTAGTCCGGGCCAGTCTCGGCGGCTTGTTGCTGCCGGCGCTGGCCATGGCGCAGCTGCCCGATACCGATGGTGACGGCATCGCCGATTACTTTGAAATGCAGCTGGGTTACGACTGGCAGAATAAAGCCTCGCGCCCGGCCGATCAGGACGGCGATGGCATTCCCGATATTTTTGATGATGATATCGATGGTGATGGCATCAGCAACCGGGATGAACAAGCGCAGGGCTACGATCCGCAGCAAGCCAGTCCGGACATTGATGGTGACGGTGTGCCCAATGCGCAGGATCTGTTCCCGCTTGATCCCAACGAATGGTCCGACCTCGATGGCGACGGTATTGGCGATAACGCTGACCCCGATGCCGACGGTGACGGCGTGCCCGATGTGCAGGAAATAGCCTTAGGGTTTAACCCGCTGAGCCGCGACTCGGTGCCGCCCGACCGTGACGGCGACGGTGTTCCCGATGCGTTCGACAGCGACCGCGATGGTGATGGCTTTGGTAACGCCATGGATATGTTCCCGGATGACCCGACGGAATGGTTTGATCTGGATGCCGATGGCGTGGGGGATAACCAGGATACGGATATCGACGGCGATGGCATCCGCAACGAACAGGAAACGGCGCTGGGGTTTGACCCTTACGACCGCTTCTCGGTGCCGCCGGATCTGGACGGTGACGGCATTCCCGATGCACTGGATGACGATATGGACGGCGATGGCGTGGCCAATGCGCAGGATGCTTTCCTGCTGGATGCCAGTGAATGGGCCGATATGGACGATGACGGCCGGGGCGATAACAGCGATGCCGATATCGACGGTGACGGCATCAGTAATGAGCATGAAACCGCGCTGGGCTTTGACCCGCGTGATCCCTTATCGAAACCCGCGGATCGGGATGGCGACGGCATTCCCGATGCGCTGGACGATGATATCGACGGCGATGGCGTACTGAATAAACAGGATGCTTTCCCTTATGACCGGCGTGAATGGGCCGATCTGGATGGCGATGGTGTGGGCGATAACAGCGACCCGGATACTGACGGTGACGGTATTGCCAATACGGATGAGCAGCAGCTGGGCTTTGACCCGCGCGACCCGTTGTCGGTACCGCCCGATCTGGATGGCGATGGTATTCCGGATGCGCTGGACGCCGATATCGACGGTGACGGCGTCGCCAATGGGCAGGATGCGTTTCCCCGTGATGCCACCGAATGGGCGGACCTGGATGGCGATGGCGTGGGTGACAACGCTGACCCGGACATCGACGGCGATGGTTTCAGCAATGCGCAGGAGCGCCGGGCAGGCAGTGACCCACGCAACCGCAACAGCTTTCCGGATGTCGAACCGCCGGTGCTGGACCTGGTGCAGTGGTCTGCCACCGAACCGGGCTGGCTGCAGGGTATGGCCTATGACGATGGCATGGGCTTGCGGGCCGTCTGGCTGCAGCACAGCAGTGGCCAGCGCTGCGACGGCGAACTGATCTACAGCGGCCATTTCCGCATTCAGTGCTCTGCGGCTCAGGGCGTGGTGGGCTGGACGTTAATGGCGGAAGATAAGGCCGGTAATACGGCGCGCCGGTCACTTAAGTAA
- a CDS encoding methyl-accepting chemotaxis protein — MLRNIRIGQRSVLFFGLLGLITLLLGLFAVGQLNTLSHAAEELGLERLPQVNNVGEMRRDFLFTRLHAVSLVVATNEAGKERSRRRLQEVTASYQQAADRMQALVKSESAKALLQEINKGKQEYDRILVEWLDMLERGETEAAEQLREDKVGPLSISLTASLNKLAALETESAKRTVTEAQDISASASFSIYAAIIVALAAVAVLATLFSRSVVNPLQKAVTVAQRVATGDLSQPIQDQGKDEAADMMRALHQMQDQLRETINHISDSSHQLATTSEELSVVTNDASEIVHQQGTQLEQAATAVNELTVAVDEVANSASTTSSNSEQVNAKARMGQGKLEETIDTIGKLVGEIEKTTNGIMVLANNVKDIGQVLDVIRAIAEQTNLLALNAAIEAARAGESGRGFAVVADEVRALAHRTQESTKEIERMINSVQSETDSAVHNMQTSNEWANNTLDMANHLGSALAEITVLIGQINEQNLNIASAAEEQAMVAREVDKNLVAIRDLSFQTSAGANQTNASSQELARLAENLSNLLQKFRL; from the coding sequence ATGTTGCGTAATATCCGCATTGGTCAACGCTCTGTGCTGTTTTTTGGTCTGCTGGGCCTGATCACCCTGCTGCTGGGCTTATTTGCTGTTGGGCAACTGAATACGCTCAGCCATGCCGCAGAAGAGCTGGGCCTTGAGCGCCTGCCGCAGGTCAACAACGTTGGCGAAATGCGCCGCGATTTTCTGTTTACCCGTCTGCATGCCGTAAGTTTAGTGGTGGCGACCAACGAAGCCGGCAAAGAACGCTCACGTCGGCGCTTACAGGAAGTCACCGCCAGCTATCAGCAAGCAGCCGACCGTATGCAGGCACTGGTAAAGAGTGAGAGTGCCAAAGCCTTGCTGCAGGAAATTAATAAAGGCAAACAGGAATACGACCGTATTCTGGTCGAATGGCTGGATATGCTGGAGCGCGGAGAAACAGAAGCCGCTGAACAGCTGCGTGAAGATAAAGTCGGCCCGCTGTCCATCAGCCTTACTGCCAGTCTGAACAAACTGGCCGCTCTCGAAACTGAGTCGGCCAAACGTACAGTGACTGAAGCCCAGGACATCAGCGCCAGCGCGTCCTTCAGCATTTACGCCGCCATTATTGTTGCCCTGGCGGCTGTGGCCGTACTGGCCACCCTGTTCAGCCGCAGCGTGGTTAACCCTCTGCAGAAAGCCGTTACAGTGGCCCAGCGGGTTGCCACCGGTGACCTCAGCCAGCCGATTCAGGATCAGGGTAAAGACGAAGCCGCTGATATGATGCGCGCCCTGCACCAGATGCAGGACCAGCTGCGCGAAACCATCAACCATATTTCCGACTCGTCCCATCAGCTGGCCACCACCTCGGAAGAACTGAGCGTGGTCACCAACGACGCCAGTGAAATCGTGCATCAGCAGGGCACGCAGCTGGAACAGGCGGCCACCGCAGTGAACGAACTGACCGTGGCGGTGGATGAAGTTGCCAACAGCGCCAGCACCACCTCGTCCAACTCCGAGCAGGTCAATGCCAAAGCCCGCATGGGCCAGGGCAAACTGGAAGAAACCATCGACACCATCGGCAAACTGGTGGGTGAAATCGAAAAAACCACCAACGGCATTATGGTGCTGGCCAACAACGTCAAAGACATTGGTCAGGTGCTGGATGTTATCCGCGCCATTGCCGAACAAACCAACCTGCTGGCCCTGAACGCCGCCATCGAAGCCGCCCGCGCGGGTGAGTCTGGCCGTGGTTTTGCCGTGGTCGCCGACGAAGTACGCGCCCTGGCCCACCGTACCCAGGAATCCACCAAAGAAATCGAACGCATGATCAACAGCGTGCAGAGTGAAACCGACTCCGCCGTTCACAATATGCAGACCAGTAACGAATGGGCCAACAACACCCTGGACATGGCGAATCACCTCGGCAGCGCCCTGGCTGAAATTACGGTACTGATCGGCCAGATCAACGAACAAAACCTGAATATTGCCAGCGCTGCAGAAGAACAGGCTATGGTGGCCCGCGAAGTGGACAAGAACCTGGTCGCCATCCGCGACCTGTCGTTCCAGACCTCAGCCGGTGCCAACCAGACCAATGCCTCCAGCCAGGAACTGGCACGACTGGCGGAAAACCTCAGCAACCTGCTGCAGAAATTCCGTCTGTAA
- a CDS encoding sugar nucleotide-binding protein: MSISRFYTYIIGANRPVGHFLSRALAAQDLMYKGFGLESRERMTVLAAGKPFFVLVPSLFHPDDYAHLPFWLEQAAEEDVPVVLLSSLAVFPPRADKGWAEQEETFAHTALAEDLLAIEALTRQNRRHLILRIGQGFSLMTQDFANQLLTLIREQAQPALDMQRKFSPTPADDVADVIIAMLKQASCTDDLWGTYHFCGVEPVSSYAFAEALLAEAGQYEDLGAVKLTSQEGGVMPAIWVPSGDDTRLFYTFGIKPKAWRKGLSRLVRRYYRADA, from the coding sequence GTGTCCATCAGCCGTTTTTACACCTATATCATTGGCGCCAACCGGCCGGTCGGGCATTTTCTCAGTCGTGCCCTGGCCGCCCAGGATCTGATGTACAAGGGCTTCGGGCTGGAAAGCCGAGAACGCATGACCGTGCTGGCGGCTGGCAAACCATTCTTTGTGCTGGTGCCGTCGCTGTTTCATCCGGACGATTACGCCCATCTGCCGTTCTGGCTGGAGCAGGCCGCCGAAGAAGATGTGCCGGTGGTGTTGTTATCGTCGCTGGCGGTGTTTCCGCCCCGGGCAGACAAGGGCTGGGCTGAACAGGAAGAAACCTTTGCCCATACCGCTCTGGCGGAAGACTTGCTGGCCATTGAAGCACTGACCCGGCAAAACCGTCGCCATCTTATTTTGCGTATTGGTCAGGGGTTTTCGCTGATGACTCAGGACTTTGCCAACCAGCTGCTGACGTTAATTCGTGAGCAGGCGCAGCCGGCGCTGGATATGCAGCGTAAGTTCAGCCCGACACCGGCCGATGATGTCGCTGACGTGATTATTGCCATGCTCAAACAGGCGTCCTGCACCGATGACTTATGGGGCACGTACCATTTTTGCGGGGTCGAGCCGGTCTCGTCCTATGCCTTTGCGGAGGCCTTGCTGGCGGAAGCCGGGCAATACGAGGATTTGGGGGCGGTGAAGCTGACGTCGCAGGAGGGCGGGGTGATGCCGGCCATCTGGGTGCCCAGTGGCGACGATACGCGGTTATTTTATACTTTTGGCATTAAGCCCAAGGCCTGGCGCAAAGGACTGAGCCGGTTAGTGCGGCGGTATTACCGGGCCGACGCCTGA
- the holA gene encoding DNA polymerase III subunit delta: MKIRQDQLSATLSKGLAPAYLVSGDDPLLIMEACDDIRAAARKAGIDERELFHAEGSFDWNHLRDEASAMSLFASRRILEVRIPNGKPSDKGDTLLALINNPNPDNLLLIVCPRLDASMQRAAWVKAAEKQGVWLPLWPIDRNDFPGWLKRRLQQAGLQIEPAALALLAQQTEGNLLAAVQEIEKLRLLGTQSISEELIQQAIGDSSRFDAFGLADACLLGKLAEAVRILNHLQAEGVEAIMILGALLRKIRQLLALKPLSGQQLSEAFTKQGIWPKQQAPFKKALQKLSQQQLEQALLQAEKVDQAIKGSGENPWRLLSELVVLLTDVKLPTG; encoded by the coding sequence GTGAAAATCCGTCAGGATCAGCTCAGCGCCACGCTCAGTAAAGGGCTGGCCCCGGCCTATCTGGTCAGCGGCGATGATCCGCTGCTGATTATGGAAGCCTGCGATGATATACGCGCTGCGGCCCGTAAAGCCGGTATCGACGAGCGCGAGCTGTTTCACGCCGAAGGCAGTTTTGACTGGAATCACCTGCGCGACGAGGCCAGCGCCATGTCGCTGTTTGCCAGCCGCCGCATTCTGGAAGTCCGCATCCCCAACGGCAAACCCTCCGATAAGGGCGACACACTGCTGGCACTGATCAACAACCCCAACCCTGACAACCTGCTGTTAATCGTCTGCCCGCGCCTGGATGCCAGCATGCAACGGGCCGCCTGGGTCAAGGCGGCGGAGAAACAGGGCGTCTGGTTGCCGCTGTGGCCGATTGACCGCAATGACTTTCCCGGCTGGCTGAAACGCCGCCTGCAACAGGCCGGCTTACAGATCGAACCGGCAGCGCTGGCATTGCTGGCGCAACAAACCGAAGGCAACCTGCTGGCCGCCGTGCAGGAAATTGAAAAACTGCGCCTGCTCGGCACCCAGAGCATCAGCGAAGAACTGATACAGCAAGCCATTGGCGACAGCTCGCGCTTTGATGCCTTCGGTCTGGCCGATGCCTGCCTGCTGGGCAAACTGGCCGAAGCCGTGCGTATTCTTAACCACCTGCAGGCCGAAGGGGTGGAAGCCATTATGATTCTGGGCGCATTGCTGCGGAAAATCCGCCAGCTGCTGGCGTTAAAACCCCTCAGTGGCCAGCAACTCAGCGAAGCCTTTACCAAACAGGGCATCTGGCCTAAGCAACAGGCGCCGTTCAAAAAAGCCCTGCAGAAACTCAGCCAGCAACAGCTGGAACAAGCCTTATTACAGGCGGAAAAGGTTGATCAGGCTATCAAAGGCAGCGGTGAAAATCCCTGGCGTTTGTTAAGCGAACTGGTGGTTTTGTTAACAGATGTAAAACTGCCAACCGGTTAA
- the lptE gene encoding LPS assembly lipoprotein LptE → MRIVAWILTVTLLAGCGWQLRGVTPLPPEYRVLHLQSQASNSFNQQLRLQLEFNDVVLADEAADAQAVLTVGALEIERRTLSINSSGQIGEYELNGRLEARLQRNDRDGFVLIELRGRRYLSNDVSNVVGTANSEQQQRADLERDMVRQLLRRLQRLNYDSEMQTDDTSATPGATPIDSPDANGAGA, encoded by the coding sequence ATGCGTATTGTTGCCTGGATTTTGACTGTTACCCTGCTGGCCGGCTGCGGCTGGCAGCTGCGCGGCGTAACCCCGCTGCCACCGGAGTACCGGGTACTGCACCTGCAAAGCCAGGCCAGTAACAGCTTTAATCAGCAACTGCGCCTGCAACTGGAATTTAACGATGTGGTGCTGGCTGACGAAGCCGCCGACGCCCAGGCGGTACTGACGGTGGGTGCGCTGGAAATTGAACGCCGTACCTTGTCCATCAACAGCAGCGGTCAGATCGGCGAATACGAACTGAACGGCCGCCTTGAAGCCCGCCTGCAACGCAACGACCGCGATGGTTTTGTCTTAATTGAACTGCGCGGCCGCCGTTACCTCAGCAACGACGTCAGCAACGTAGTGGGCACCGCCAACTCCGAACAGCAGCAACGCGCCGATCTGGAGCGTGACATGGTGCGGCAGCTGTTACGCCGCCTGCAGCGGCTGAATTACGACAGCGAAATGCAGACTGACGACACCAGCGCCACTCCCGGCGCCACACCCATCGACAGCCCAGACGCCAACGGAGCCGGTGCGTGA
- the leuS gene encoding leucine--tRNA ligase, with translation MQETYNPRDIEPSVQQRWEENQVFKAVIDSNKEKFYCLSMFPYPSGRLHMGHVRNYTIGDVISRYQRMQGKNVMQPMGWDAFGLPAENAAIKHKVAPAKWTIENIAYMKNQLKSLGFGYDWNRELTTCQPEYYRWEQWFFTKLIDKGLAYKKVSAVNWCPNDQTVLANEQVIDGCCWRCDSIVERKEIPQWFIRITDYAEELLNDLDQLDGWPEQVKAMQRNWIGKSRGVQMTFGLQGRADGLEIYTTRPDTVMGVSYVAVAAGHPLAKEAASNNPALAAFIDECNRSGTAEADLATAEKKGMATGFTAIHPISGQAVPVWVANFVLMEFGTGAVMAVPAHDQRDWEFAQKYGIEIQQVIAANDGDECDLSKAAYTEKGTLINSGEFDGLNFDQAFDAIAAKLVAAGKGEVKTNYRLRDWGVSRQRYWGAPIPMIRTQAGDTIVAPESLQPVILPTDVVMDGVNSPIKNNPEFENVEYNGEPAFRETDTFDTFMESSWYYARYCSPQDDMHMVNPEEANYWLPVDQYIGGIEHAILHLLYARFFHKLLRDAGLVPGNEPFNNLLCQGMVLAEAFYYSTEHGGKEWVNPTEVTVERDDKGRVTGAKRTSDGLPLQAAGMSKMSKSKNNGVDPQEAIDQYGADTVRLYTMFAAPPEQTLEWSDSGVQGAQRFLQRVWRLSYELLQQADRGNAADLSKDEKDARRKVHETIRKVSDDVGRRYNFNTGIAAVMELLNTLQKLDLASAGSRAVVAEGLDAIVRMLSPIAPHIAQQLWEAFGNTGLVLDAQWPAVDDSALVRDSIEVVVQVNGKLRGKVEVAADISKDALETAAKEAVAKTLEGLTIRKVIVVPGKLVNIVAN, from the coding sequence ATGCAAGAGACCTACAACCCCCGCGACATCGAGCCTTCCGTACAGCAACGCTGGGAAGAAAATCAGGTATTCAAAGCCGTTATCGACAGCAATAAAGAGAAATTCTACTGCCTGTCGATGTTCCCTTACCCAAGCGGCCGGCTACACATGGGGCACGTGCGTAACTACACCATCGGTGATGTGATTTCCCGTTATCAGCGTATGCAGGGCAAAAACGTTATGCAGCCGATGGGCTGGGACGCCTTCGGCTTGCCGGCGGAAAACGCTGCCATCAAGCACAAAGTGGCACCCGCCAAGTGGACCATCGAAAACATCGCCTACATGAAAAACCAGCTGAAATCGCTGGGCTTTGGCTACGACTGGAACCGCGAATTAACCACCTGCCAGCCGGAATACTACCGCTGGGAACAGTGGTTCTTTACCAAGCTGATCGACAAAGGCCTGGCCTACAAAAAAGTTTCAGCGGTGAACTGGTGTCCGAATGACCAGACCGTCCTGGCCAACGAACAGGTTATCGACGGCTGCTGCTGGCGCTGCGACTCCATCGTTGAGCGCAAAGAAATTCCGCAGTGGTTTATCCGCATTACCGATTACGCCGAAGAACTGCTGAACGACCTCGACCAGCTCGACGGCTGGCCGGAACAGGTGAAAGCCATGCAGCGCAACTGGATCGGTAAATCCCGTGGCGTGCAGATGACCTTCGGCCTGCAGGGCCGCGCTGACGGGCTGGAAATTTACACCACCCGCCCCGACACCGTTATGGGCGTCAGCTACGTGGCCGTGGCCGCCGGCCACCCACTGGCCAAAGAAGCCGCTTCCAACAATCCGGCCCTGGCCGCCTTTATTGACGAGTGCAACCGCAGCGGCACCGCCGAAGCGGACCTGGCCACCGCCGAGAAAAAAGGCATGGCCACCGGCTTTACCGCCATTCACCCAATCTCCGGCCAGGCCGTACCAGTCTGGGTTGCCAACTTCGTGTTGATGGAATTCGGTACCGGTGCGGTAATGGCCGTACCAGCCCACGACCAGCGCGACTGGGAATTTGCGCAGAAATACGGCATTGAGATTCAGCAGGTCATCGCCGCCAACGATGGTGACGAATGCGACCTGAGCAAAGCCGCCTACACCGAAAAAGGCACCCTGATCAATTCCGGCGAGTTCGACGGCCTGAACTTTGACCAGGCCTTTGATGCCATCGCCGCCAAACTGGTGGCTGCCGGTAAAGGCGAGGTGAAAACCAACTACCGCCTGCGCGACTGGGGCGTCAGCCGCCAGCGTTACTGGGGCGCGCCGATCCCGATGATCCGCACCCAGGCCGGTGACACCATCGTCGCCCCGGAAAGCCTGCAGCCGGTGATTCTGCCCACCGACGTGGTGATGGACGGCGTTAATTCACCGATCAAAAACAACCCGGAATTTGAGAACGTCGAATACAACGGCGAGCCGGCATTCCGCGAAACCGACACCTTCGACACCTTTATGGAGTCGTCCTGGTATTACGCCCGTTACTGCTCTCCGCAGGACGATATGCACATGGTCAACCCGGAAGAAGCCAACTACTGGCTGCCGGTCGACCAGTACATCGGCGGTATTGAACACGCCATTCTGCACCTGCTGTACGCGCGCTTCTTCCACAAGCTGCTGCGCGATGCCGGCCTGGTGCCGGGCAACGAACCGTTCAACAACCTGCTGTGTCAGGGCATGGTGCTGGCGGAAGCCTTCTACTACAGCACCGAACACGGCGGCAAAGAGTGGGTTAACCCCACCGAAGTCACTGTTGAGCGCGACGACAAAGGCCGTGTAACCGGTGCCAAACGCACCAGCGATGGTCTGCCGCTGCAGGCTGCCGGCATGAGCAAAATGTCGAAGTCGAAAAACAACGGTGTCGACCCGCAGGAAGCCATCGACCAGTACGGCGCCGACACCGTGCGTCTGTACACCATGTTCGCCGCGCCGCCGGAGCAAACCCTGGAATGGTCCGATTCCGGCGTGCAGGGTGCCCAGCGCTTCCTGCAGCGCGTCTGGCGCTTAAGCTACGAACTGCTGCAACAGGCCGACCGTGGCAACGCCGCGGATCTGAGCAAAGACGAAAAAGACGCGCGCCGCAAAGTGCACGAAACCATCCGCAAAGTCAGCGATGACGTCGGCCGCCGTTACAACTTCAACACCGGCATTGCCGCCGTAATGGAACTGCTGAACACCCTGCAGAAACTGGATTTAGCCAGCGCCGGCAGCCGTGCCGTAGTGGCCGAAGGCCTGGATGCCATTGTGCGTATGCTGTCGCCCATCGCTCCCCATATTGCCCAGCAACTGTGGGAAGCCTTTGGCAACACCGGGCTGGTACTGGATGCCCAATGGCCGGCGGTGGATGACAGCGCACTGGTGCGCGACTCCATCGAAGTGGTGGTACAGGTGAACGGCAAGCTGCGCGGTAAGGTCGAAGTGGCCGCCGACATCAGCAAAGACGCGCTGGAAACCGCCGCTAAAGAAGCCGTGGCGAAAACCCTGGAAGGCCTGACCATCCGCAAAGTGATTGTGGTGCCGGGTAAGCTGGTGAATATTGTCGCTAACTGA
- a CDS encoding c-type cytochrome has protein sequence MKNIMVAGFAVLLLLSVSAQADVNRMLQEMAVIERNTALLQAALNDGQERATLCVHCHGNDGNSKRDYIPNLAAQNSEYLLTQFEHFADGTRSDYVMSKLAKGLSENDRVAIALFFSSQTVKPRQQPEADSEKGKALYDSLCFACHGVSGHGSKQYPRIAGQPYEFLETTLMKFLNNDPTRQNSPMMSVIRNLNAQQIKEVAAHVANMP, from the coding sequence ATGAAAAACATCATGGTGGCCGGGTTCGCCGTATTGTTGCTGTTAAGTGTGTCTGCACAGGCCGATGTCAACCGGATGCTGCAGGAAATGGCCGTTATTGAACGCAATACGGCGTTACTGCAGGCTGCGCTTAACGATGGTCAGGAGCGCGCCACCCTGTGTGTGCACTGTCACGGCAATGATGGCAACAGCAAGCGTGACTATATTCCCAACCTGGCGGCGCAGAACTCTGAGTATCTGTTAACCCAGTTTGAACATTTTGCCGACGGCACCCGCAGCGATTATGTGATGAGCAAGCTGGCCAAAGGCCTGTCAGAAAATGACCGCGTTGCCATTGCGCTGTTCTTTTCCAGCCAGACGGTAAAACCGCGTCAGCAACCGGAGGCCGACAGTGAGAAAGGCAAGGCGTTGTACGACAGCCTGTGTTTTGCCTGTCACGGTGTCAGCGGTCATGGCAGCAAACAGTACCCGCGTATTGCCGGCCAGCCTTATGAGTTTCTGGAAACCACGCTGATGAAATTCCTGAATAATGACCCGACGCGGCAGAACTCGCCGATGATGTCGGTGATCCGTAACCTGAACGCCCAGCAAATTAAGGAAGTGGCCGCGCACGTCGCCAATATGCCCTGA